The following are encoded together in the Oncorhynchus nerka isolate Pitt River linkage group LG23, Oner_Uvic_2.0, whole genome shotgun sequence genome:
- the LOC115106665 gene encoding interferon a3-like isoform X1 encodes MHRPTKSLLICLLLTLCNGFSVGCRWMDDHKFLQHSETLMNVLNIMGGEFTTDSVDIPFPEDLYEQAEYLPTDDTIWFILQTLDKIAELFDGKLDSVWDEKKVEIFLNVLTSQSDGLQSCVRAQKKNSKNLQMYFKRLNNHVLKRMAYSAHAWELVRKEVRTHLRRLVLLGSATENSI; translated from the exons ATGCATAGGCCTACGAAGTCTTTGCTTATTTGTTTGTTGCTAACCCTGTGCAATGGTTTCTCGGTGGGCTGCAGATGGATGGACGATCACAAATTCCTACAACACAGTGAGACCTTAATGAACGTACTCAATATTATG GGTGGGGAGTTTACTACAGACAGTGTGGACATACCTTTCCCAGAGGACCTGTACGAGCAAGCTGAATATTTACCA ACTGATGACACAATTTGGTTCATCCTCCAAACCCTTGACAAGATCGCTGAGCTGTTTGATGGAAAACTAGACTCTGTCTGGGACGAGAAGAAAGTGGAGATCTTCCTCAATGTTCTCACCagtcagtctgatggccttcagTCATGT GTTAGGGCCCAGAAAAAAAATAGCAAGAATCTGCAAATGTACTTCAAGAGGCTGAACAACCACGTCCTTAAAAGAATG GCATACAGTGCTCATGCATGGGAGCTGGTCAGGAAAGAGGTTAGGACACATCTGAGGAGGCTGGTTCTTCTGGGTTCAGCTACAGAAAACAGCATCTAA
- the LOC115106665 gene encoding interferon a3-like isoform X2: protein MDDHKFLQHSETLMNVLNIMGGEFTTDSVDIPFPEDLYEQAEYLPTDDTIWFILQTLDKIAELFDGKLDSVWDEKKVEIFLNVLTSQSDGLQSCVRAQKKNSKNLQMYFKRLNNHVLKRMAYSAHAWELVRKEVRTHLRRLVLLGSATENSI from the exons ATGGACGATCACAAATTCCTACAACACAGTGAGACCTTAATGAACGTACTCAATATTATG GGTGGGGAGTTTACTACAGACAGTGTGGACATACCTTTCCCAGAGGACCTGTACGAGCAAGCTGAATATTTACCA ACTGATGACACAATTTGGTTCATCCTCCAAACCCTTGACAAGATCGCTGAGCTGTTTGATGGAAAACTAGACTCTGTCTGGGACGAGAAGAAAGTGGAGATCTTCCTCAATGTTCTCACCagtcagtctgatggccttcagTCATGT GTTAGGGCCCAGAAAAAAAATAGCAAGAATCTGCAAATGTACTTCAAGAGGCTGAACAACCACGTCCTTAAAAGAATG GCATACAGTGCTCATGCATGGGAGCTGGTCAGGAAAGAGGTTAGGACACATCTGAGGAGGCTGGTTCTTCTGGGTTCAGCTACAGAAAACAGCATCTAA